In one window of Haloarcula halophila DNA:
- a CDS encoding DUF5518 domain-containing protein → MSPSTIQRLRSSPTWRYAFLAGVASFPLTLALNWQDVGGTWDISGVALAALAAGYLAKRHGLESTPVGFRTGAIGSLPVLWSVPNVITSVLGLAQPAWFTVVSVVMLAVFVPLVVGFAAVIAALSGRLGGWLAAKSGHPRQPVNVSS, encoded by the coding sequence ATGTCGCCCTCCACCATCCAGCGACTACGGTCGTCTCCCACATGGCGGTACGCCTTCTTAGCCGGCGTCGCGTCGTTCCCGCTCACGCTTGCACTGAACTGGCAGGACGTCGGTGGGACCTGGGATATCTCAGGTGTGGCTCTCGCCGCCCTCGCTGCTGGTTATCTGGCGAAACGCCATGGCCTCGAAAGCACCCCAGTCGGGTTTCGGACTGGGGCCATCGGCAGCCTGCCCGTGTTGTGGTCGGTCCCCAACGTCATCACCTCCGTCTTGGGGCTAGCCCAGCCCGCATGGTTCACAGTGGTGTCAGTCGTGATGCTGGCGGTGTTCGTCCCGCTCGTAGTCGGGTTCGCCGCGGTTATCGCCGCGCTCTCGGGGCGGCTGGGCGGGTGGCTGGCAGCAAAGAGCGGTCACCCGCGACAGCCGGTCAATGTCAGCTCGTAA
- a CDS encoding DUF6498-containing protein, producing MRSHSPANPSVTATAVTVVANLLPLWGVWVGDLAVGSLLVIYWVEGGATVLFATVKALLAQQGSPDVAGIEPLSELREKRGGVSLRAGWPPVYPRNLPFALSVLGLWTAAVVPASAAYWVVVAPQVRLTPVLALGISGLLIAQGREFRFDYLRKREYTDTSAREILLEPTQIGLLLAVLGFIGMIDERLGGPLVLSVLVLVKTGATVRQLFVEHPALPVPDRLEGRFTETDLAETAPEIDPPDGEPQSSVAVAPSPVLLAALPTVALGFLHRGVLGVFALLGFAVLVAGPVWLAPCVAVVLIVVGARIGSYYLRYGTIEYRRHEEYLVAHDTLLDAPQWVVPVDGARFSVRNAATDRLLGTGTLEIERLDPDDTSVQFGPVADLDAAVETLDLPVVETDRPERDPAVIAAALLLALSLLVVPAGLLFSPAVSDAELAGLAVAIGPMFLLPVVALVWVALRWI from the coding sequence ATGCGTAGCCACTCGCCAGCTAACCCGTCGGTCACCGCGACCGCAGTTACCGTCGTCGCGAATCTGCTCCCACTCTGGGGTGTCTGGGTCGGCGACTTGGCGGTCGGTTCGCTGTTGGTCATCTACTGGGTCGAAGGGGGAGCGACGGTACTCTTTGCGACAGTGAAGGCACTGCTCGCCCAACAGGGCTCACCCGACGTCGCCGGGATTGAGCCGCTCTCCGAACTGCGGGAAAAACGTGGCGGGGTATCGCTCCGAGCAGGCTGGCCACCCGTGTATCCGCGAAACCTCCCGTTCGCACTTTCGGTTCTGGGACTGTGGACGGCTGCGGTCGTCCCGGCCTCTGCCGCCTACTGGGTCGTGGTCGCGCCACAAGTTCGCCTGACACCCGTGCTGGCGCTTGGTATCTCCGGGCTGTTGATTGCGCAAGGTCGGGAGTTCCGCTTCGATTACCTACGCAAGCGCGAGTACACCGACACGTCCGCCAGGGAGATACTACTCGAACCGACACAGATCGGCCTCCTGTTAGCGGTCCTGGGATTTATCGGGATGATCGACGAGCGACTGGGTGGCCCGCTCGTACTCAGCGTCCTCGTGCTCGTCAAGACGGGGGCCACAGTTCGTCAGTTGTTCGTTGAACACCCAGCCCTGCCGGTCCCCGACCGACTCGAGGGGCGGTTCACCGAGACGGACCTCGCCGAGACGGCACCCGAAATCGACCCGCCCGATGGGGAGCCACAGAGTAGCGTCGCCGTCGCACCGTCACCTGTCCTCTTGGCGGCGCTCCCGACCGTCGCACTGGGATTCCTTCATCGGGGCGTCTTGGGAGTGTTCGCTTTACTGGGCTTTGCAGTCCTAGTTGCCGGGCCAGTTTGGCTCGCTCCGTGTGTTGCTGTGGTCCTCATCGTCGTCGGGGCCAGGATCGGCAGCTACTACCTGCGATACGGCACCATCGAGTACCGCCGTCACGAGGAGTATCTCGTCGCACACGATACGCTCTTGGATGCCCCGCAGTGGGTCGTGCCGGTCGACGGAGCGAGGTTCTCGGTCCGGAACGCCGCCACCGACCGGCTGCTGGGTACCGGAACGTTAGAGATAGAGCGTCTCGATCCCGACGATACGTCGGTACAGTTCGGACCGGTGGCGGATCTCGACGCCGCGGTCGAAACGCTGGACCTGCCGGTCGTCGAGACGGACCGTCCCGAGCGGGATCCTGCCGTAATTGCCGCGGCGCTGTTGCTCGCACTTTCCTTGTTGGTCGTCCCTGCCGGCCTCCTGTTCAGCCCGGCGGTGAGCGACGCGGAGCTAGCTGGGCTGGCAGTGGCCATCGGTCCGATGTTCCTGCTCCCGGTCGTCGCACTGGTCTGGGTAGCGCTCCGGTGGATCTGA
- a CDS encoding DUF6498-containing protein codes for MTLRRANDQHWSTLILVLVSNALPAAGVAFLGWRASEILVLYWVEVVVMVAAYSVAALFARQPIVLDDRDFYIVGYGSHEEIDQERWSGDPEPIDWIENVLPGAIGSRLPPIYRRNFRVVGRSLTVTLFLAMLWAYLSDIVSNPVAALESPAVILGSLAVCTSQLAELRREYFVPNTYEDWSAYMTVEAAQRVVVFYILLGVAVVPVTIIGLVVLGLLLELVSGGVAIPSPAGGSAGIDLAVLAPVVVFSLGKAVVDWSRRTVGIRTDAGGLAGWFTPENPHLRE; via the coding sequence ATGACCCTCCGACGGGCAAACGATCAACATTGGTCCACACTGATCCTCGTCCTCGTGTCGAACGCGCTCCCGGCCGCAGGGGTGGCCTTTCTGGGATGGCGTGCGTCTGAAATCCTGGTTCTATACTGGGTCGAGGTTGTCGTGATGGTCGCTGCCTACAGCGTGGCGGCACTGTTCGCGAGGCAGCCAATCGTACTGGACGACCGCGACTTCTACATCGTCGGGTACGGGAGCCATGAAGAGATTGACCAAGAGCGTTGGAGTGGCGACCCTGAGCCGATCGACTGGATAGAGAATGTTCTTCCGGGCGCAATCGGGTCACGCCTGCCACCGATATACCGACGGAACTTCCGCGTTGTCGGCCGGTCTCTGACTGTTACGCTGTTTCTCGCCATGCTGTGGGCGTATCTGAGCGACATCGTCTCGAATCCGGTAGCTGCCCTTGAGTCACCGGCAGTCATCCTCGGGTCACTGGCGGTTTGTACGTCGCAATTAGCCGAACTCCGACGAGAATACTTCGTCCCGAATACGTACGAAGACTGGTCGGCGTATATGACGGTAGAGGCCGCACAGCGGGTTGTTGTTTTTTATATTCTGCTGGGCGTGGCTGTGGTTCCTGTGACTATTATCGGCCTCGTGGTGTTGGGACTGCTACTGGAGTTGGTCTCGGGCGGGGTTGCCATTCCTAGCCCAGCAGGTGGATCTGCCGGAATCGACTTAGCAGTTCTCGCTCCCGTCGTCGTTTTTTCACTGGGGAAGGCCGTAGTCGATTGGTCACGCCGGACAGTCGGAATCCGAACCGATGCAGGCGGCCTTGCCGGCTGGTTTACCCCGGAGAATCCACACCTGCGCGAGTGA